The following are encoded in a window of Telmatobacter sp. DSM 110680 genomic DNA:
- a CDS encoding MBL fold metallo-hydrolase, whose amino-acid sequence MSPIRALLATGMLTLFLALAPSTQAQSKGSDLTIYIIDVEGGQATLLVSPSGGSMLVDTGWPGNNGRDAQRIQAAMRDAGISKIDKVFITHFHTDHVGGVPNLVEHIKVGEFLDHGENREDSDVTRHDYAAYVKAIGTTPRRTVHPGDTIDIPGLSTIVLEADGEHIKAVPDVKPTPNSYCATEPKWDLDTTENPRSAGILVRFGKFRFLDLGDLTKAKEIPLVCPYNLIGHVDLYLVNHHGFNLSNSKAFVDAIHPRVAIMDNGAHKAGSPEAWQTVHDSPGLLDLWMLHTAEDSDAAHNSADALIANLKGGSDGAYFKVIAHDDGSFNVTNSRTGTTKDYPHE is encoded by the coding sequence GTGAGCCCCATCCGCGCACTGCTCGCAACCGGGATGCTTACGCTGTTTTTGGCGCTCGCGCCTTCCACCCAAGCACAGTCCAAAGGAAGCGACCTGACCATCTACATCATCGATGTCGAAGGCGGCCAGGCCACCTTGCTTGTTTCTCCTTCTGGCGGATCGATGCTTGTCGACACGGGCTGGCCGGGCAACAACGGCCGCGATGCGCAGCGGATTCAAGCCGCCATGAGAGACGCCGGCATCAGCAAAATCGATAAGGTGTTTATTACTCACTTCCACACCGACCACGTTGGCGGTGTGCCGAATCTCGTCGAGCACATCAAGGTTGGCGAATTCCTCGATCACGGCGAGAACCGCGAAGACTCCGACGTTACCCGCCACGACTACGCGGCCTACGTCAAGGCCATCGGCACAACGCCCCGCCGCACTGTTCATCCCGGCGACACCATCGACATCCCCGGCCTGAGCACCATCGTGCTCGAAGCAGACGGCGAGCATATCAAAGCGGTTCCCGATGTGAAGCCCACACCAAACTCCTACTGCGCCACCGAGCCGAAGTGGGATCTGGACACCACCGAAAACCCCCGCTCAGCGGGAATTCTTGTGCGCTTCGGCAAGTTCCGTTTTCTCGATCTCGGCGATCTCACCAAGGCGAAGGAGATTCCGCTTGTCTGCCCCTACAACCTGATCGGACACGTCGATCTCTATCTGGTCAATCATCACGGCTTCAATCTTTCAAACTCAAAGGCGTTTGTCGATGCGATTCATCCCCGCGTGGCCATCATGGACAACGGTGCGCACAAGGCAGGCAGCCCCGAGGCGTGGCAGACCGTGCATGACAGCCCCGGTCTGCTCGACCTGTGGATGCTGCACACCGCTGAAGATTCAGACGCCGCGCACAACAGCGCTGATGCGCTCATCGCCAACCTGAAAGGTGGCAGCGACGGCGCGTATTTCAAGGTGATTGCCCACGACGATGGCAGCTTCAACGTAACCAACTCGCGCACCGGCACGACGAAAGATTATCCGCACGAATAA
- the typA gene encoding translational GTPase TypA: MSQTIRNIAIIAHVDHGKTTLVDAMLRQSGTFRANEQVAERVMDSNDLERERGITILAKNTAVNFEGGKINIVDTPGHADFGGEVERALKMVDGVMLLVDAAEGPLPQTRYVLAKALEAKLKPIVVINKIDRPDARPQEVLNEIYDLFIDLDAEESQLDFPVLYAVAKAGTATLDLAKPGESLQPLFETIVSTIPPATGDVDAPLQILVTNLDYSDYFGRIAICRVFQGTLHAGDDVNISKRDGSLMKTRITKLFTFSGLKRTETTETTMGDIVAVAGVEGITIGETITSLETPSPLPLIVIDEPTIAIQFSVNNSPFAGREGQYVTSRNLRERLEKELLTNVSIRVEETGSPDTFKVLGRGELQLAILIEMMRREGFELMAGRPEIVTKVVDGTRMEPVEHLTIDVPEQHTGVVIEKLGPRKGEMTKMHNHGSGRVRMEFRVPSRGLIGLRSEMLTETRGTIVMNALFDGYIPYQGEIPQRPTGALIADRQGPTTTYSLNGLQERGILFLGAGVEVYEGMVVGEHSRDNDLDVNVVREKKLTNMRASSADDAIRLVPYKTLNLEQAIEFIADDELVEITPKSLRLRKKILQANRRPKRWEKAEQFST; the protein is encoded by the coding sequence GTGAGCCAGACGATACGCAATATCGCCATCATCGCCCACGTTGACCACGGTAAGACGACCCTTGTTGACGCCATGCTTCGCCAGTCCGGCACTTTCCGCGCCAACGAGCAGGTAGCCGAGCGCGTGATGGACTCGAACGACTTGGAGCGAGAGCGCGGAATCACGATTCTTGCCAAGAACACCGCGGTCAATTTTGAAGGCGGCAAGATCAACATTGTGGACACTCCGGGCCACGCCGATTTTGGCGGTGAGGTTGAGCGCGCTCTGAAGATGGTCGACGGTGTGATGCTGCTGGTCGATGCGGCTGAAGGTCCGCTGCCGCAGACGCGTTACGTGCTGGCCAAGGCGCTAGAGGCGAAACTCAAGCCCATCGTCGTGATCAACAAGATCGACCGCCCCGATGCGCGTCCGCAGGAAGTGCTGAACGAAATCTACGATCTTTTCATTGACCTCGATGCGGAAGAATCGCAGCTGGATTTCCCGGTACTGTACGCAGTGGCCAAGGCCGGCACGGCGACGCTCGATCTGGCCAAGCCCGGTGAAAGCTTGCAGCCGCTGTTCGAGACCATCGTGTCAACGATTCCTCCCGCTACGGGCGATGTAGACGCACCACTGCAGATTCTGGTCACCAATCTTGATTATTCGGATTATTTCGGCCGCATCGCCATCTGCCGCGTATTTCAGGGAACCCTGCACGCGGGCGACGACGTGAATATTTCCAAGCGCGATGGTTCTCTGATGAAGACGCGCATCACCAAGCTGTTCACGTTCTCCGGGTTGAAGCGCACTGAGACGACCGAAACCACAATGGGTGACATTGTTGCCGTGGCCGGTGTTGAAGGCATCACCATCGGCGAGACAATCACCTCGCTTGAAACGCCTTCGCCGCTGCCGCTGATTGTGATTGACGAGCCGACGATTGCCATTCAGTTCAGCGTGAACAACTCTCCTTTCGCGGGCAGGGAAGGCCAGTATGTGACGAGCCGCAACCTGCGCGAGCGGCTTGAAAAAGAACTGCTGACCAACGTGTCAATTCGCGTGGAAGAGACAGGTTCTCCCGACACGTTCAAGGTGCTGGGCCGCGGCGAATTGCAACTCGCCATTCTTATCGAGATGATGCGGCGCGAGGGGTTTGAATTGATGGCCGGTCGTCCAGAGATCGTCACCAAAGTCGTCGACGGCACGCGCATGGAACCGGTCGAGCACCTCACGATCGACGTCCCGGAGCAGCACACCGGCGTAGTGATCGAGAAACTGGGGCCTCGCAAAGGCGAGATGACCAAGATGCACAATCACGGATCGGGCCGCGTACGCATGGAATTCCGAGTGCCGAGTCGCGGGCTCATCGGGCTGCGCAGCGAAATGCTTACGGAGACGCGCGGCACAATTGTGATGAACGCGTTGTTCGATGGTTACATTCCTTACCAGGGAGAGATTCCGCAGCGGCCTACAGGTGCGCTGATTGCCGATCGCCAGGGCCCGACTACGACCTATTCTCTGAATGGATTGCAGGAGCGCGGCATTCTTTTCCTTGGCGCGGGCGTGGAAGTCTACGAGGGAATGGTTGTGGGCGAGCACTCCCGTGACAACGACCTTGACGTAAATGTGGTTCGCGAAAAGAAGCTGACCAACATGCGCGCATCCAGCGCCGACGATGCCATTCGCCTGGTTCCTTACAAGACGCTGAATCTGGAGCAGGCCATCGAGTTCATTGCTGACGATGAACTGGTGGAGATCACGCCGAAGTCGTTGCGCCTTCGCAAGAAAATTCTGCAGGCCAACCGACGTCCCAAGCGCTGGGAGAAGGCCGAGCAGTTCAGCACATAG
- a CDS encoding cupin domain-containing protein, which produces MNYKAINLDEKFGLFTEQWQPKVIAEMNDYQFKVVKLQGDFIWHDHKDTDETFIVIEGTLRIDFLDGAVSIGPGEMFVVPKGVEHKPYAEHEVRLMLIEPRGLRNTGDEGGERTAANDVWI; this is translated from the coding sequence ATGAACTACAAAGCGATCAATCTTGACGAGAAATTCGGGCTGTTCACGGAACAGTGGCAGCCCAAAGTCATTGCCGAGATGAACGACTACCAGTTCAAGGTCGTGAAGCTTCAAGGCGACTTTATCTGGCACGATCACAAGGACACCGACGAAACCTTTATCGTGATCGAAGGTACGCTGCGCATTGATTTTCTTGATGGCGCGGTGAGTATCGGTCCGGGCGAGATGTTTGTGGTTCCCAAAGGTGTGGAGCACAAGCCTTACGCGGAACATGAAGTGAGGTTGATGCTCATTGAGCCGCGCGGCTTGCGCAACACCGGCGATGAAGGCGGCGAGCGCACTGCCGCGAACGATGTGTGGATTTAA
- the purK gene encoding 5-(carboxyamino)imidazole ribonucleotide synthase — MTAEPSPNKKIPSIEPGGLIGILGGGQLGRMTAIAARTMGYRVRVMDPEAKCPASFVVDDTIVGKWDDVNAAKKLARGADAVTLEIEQIGVDALTEVAGLAPLRPGVEAIRIIQDKTLQKAWLAENGFPVGPFRIIRGEDELHHAVQTLAGSVYLKIGRGGYDGRGQVRIGIDALLNRKIVTDAWASIGEKPSVAEQALDLVSEISVMAARNPAGEIRTYPAARNHHENQILAWSVLPSGVDPKLEARAEKIAASIIEKLGIEGLLCVEMFVTRQGRLLVNELAPRPHNSYHQSERGCVTSQFEQLVRTTCNLPLGDTSLISPCAIVNLLGDIWLTSSPNFARALEVPGVRLHLYEKRAAKMGRKMGHFSATGATADEALERVLEAKKRLGPTTG; from the coding sequence GTGACCGCAGAACCTTCCCCCAACAAAAAAATTCCTTCCATTGAACCCGGCGGCTTGATTGGCATTCTCGGTGGAGGACAGCTTGGCCGTATGACCGCCATTGCCGCGCGCACCATGGGCTATCGTGTGCGCGTGATGGATCCTGAAGCCAAGTGCCCGGCCAGCTTTGTCGTCGACGACACCATTGTGGGCAAGTGGGACGACGTGAACGCGGCCAAGAAACTGGCGCGCGGGGCCGATGCTGTAACCCTCGAGATTGAGCAAATTGGCGTCGATGCACTAACCGAGGTGGCGGGCTTGGCGCCGTTGCGTCCAGGCGTTGAGGCGATCCGCATCATCCAGGACAAGACTCTGCAAAAAGCGTGGCTTGCCGAGAACGGATTTCCAGTCGGCCCATTTCGCATCATCCGCGGCGAAGATGAGCTTCATCACGCCGTGCAAACGCTCGCAGGCAGCGTGTATCTCAAGATCGGACGCGGCGGATACGACGGGCGCGGCCAGGTACGTATCGGCATAGACGCCCTGCTCAATCGAAAGATCGTCACCGATGCGTGGGCTAGCATCGGAGAGAAACCGTCGGTTGCGGAGCAGGCACTTGATCTTGTCAGCGAGATCAGCGTAATGGCCGCGCGTAACCCGGCAGGCGAAATACGCACGTATCCGGCAGCCCGCAATCACCACGAAAACCAGATTCTTGCCTGGAGCGTTCTGCCCTCTGGAGTCGATCCGAAACTTGAAGCACGCGCTGAAAAAATAGCAGCTTCGATCATCGAAAAACTTGGCATTGAAGGTCTTCTCTGCGTGGAGATGTTTGTGACCAGGCAGGGCCGCTTGCTGGTCAACGAACTAGCGCCGCGTCCGCATAACAGCTATCACCAGAGCGAGCGCGGATGTGTGACAAGCCAGTTTGAGCAGCTAGTGCGAACAACGTGCAATCTGCCGCTCGGCGATACATCGCTCATCAGTCCGTGTGCCATTGTGAATCTGCTAGGAGACATTTGGCTCACGTCGTCGCCGAATTTCGCCCGGGCCCTTGAAGTGCCCGGCGTGCGGCTTCATCTCTACGAGAAACGCGCTGCAAAGATGGGGCGCAAGATGGGCCATTTCTCGGCGACAGGCGCGACGGCGGACGAAGCACTGGAGCGAGTGTTGGAAGCGAAGAAGAGATTGGGACCGACGACTGGCTAG
- the purE gene encoding 5-(carboxyamino)imidazole ribonucleotide mutase, whose product MSEKPLVGVVMGSKSDYEVLSSAVEVLTALEIAHEARIVSAHRTPDWLFQYAETAHERGLRVIIAGAGGAAHLPGMLASKTLVPVLGVPVPATQLNGLDSLLSIVQMPKGVPVGTLAIGKPGAANAALLAAEILAATDSALYERLAAWRAARTEEVMKQELPQ is encoded by the coding sequence ATGAGCGAGAAGCCATTGGTGGGCGTAGTAATGGGCAGCAAAAGCGACTATGAGGTGCTGTCTTCGGCGGTTGAAGTTCTTACCGCGCTCGAGATTGCGCATGAGGCGCGCATCGTAAGCGCGCACCGTACCCCCGATTGGCTCTTCCAGTACGCCGAGACAGCGCATGAGCGCGGTCTTCGCGTGATCATCGCGGGAGCCGGTGGCGCAGCCCATCTGCCCGGTATGCTGGCTTCTAAAACCCTTGTACCCGTGCTTGGTGTTCCAGTGCCAGCAACGCAGCTCAACGGCCTCGACTCTCTCCTCTCGATTGTGCAGATGCCGAAGGGCGTCCCCGTCGGCACGCTGGCGATCGGCAAGCCCGGCGCAGCCAATGCGGCGTTGCTTGCGGCTGAAATACTGGCGGCCACTGACTCCGCACTTTACGAGCGGCTGGCTGCCTGGCGCGCTGCCCGGACCGAAGAAGTAATGAAGCAGGAGTTGCCGCAGTGA
- a CDS encoding phage portal protein: MNVREQLRELWRQATGGIGVAAAGSNTELERKTLALPAILSPMQFAGHAMPKPTPANLRRFAETPIVRRAINVIKDRVASMDWQVRVRRGGHPGEPAEVTKRAEALRRSLEEPNAVDSFRTLIEQVIEDALTGGYGAIEMELTGDDEHPAMLWPVDGASIRINPRWDGQPDTPRYAQVAVGQAESNAIQLCDNQLIYVRTNPRSFTPFGLGALEVAFESVNQFLSAHRFAGKLAANSVAQYALWLNESTPGQHDRLIRWWQDEIEGTGRVPLISTVQKPEVLRFAQGTDADLRLAWQEFLIRMVANAFGLPPLLLGLEGDVNRSTAAELADEAFRGAILPLAQLIAGHITRDLFGKCIGWREFEFVFNDLNARDEATELAVQVQLLQAGVLTVDEVRAMRGLAPLAESALVQVSSSPEVGR, translated from the coding sequence GTGAATGTACGAGAACAACTGCGCGAACTCTGGCGGCAGGCTACCGGTGGGATTGGTGTTGCCGCAGCTGGATCCAACACCGAGTTGGAACGGAAGACGCTGGCTCTTCCAGCAATCCTGAGCCCGATGCAATTCGCCGGGCATGCGATGCCGAAACCTACGCCGGCAAATCTTCGCCGGTTTGCAGAGACACCTATCGTGCGACGCGCCATCAATGTGATTAAAGACCGAGTCGCATCCATGGATTGGCAGGTGCGCGTGCGACGCGGCGGCCACCCGGGCGAGCCCGCCGAGGTTACGAAAAGGGCGGAGGCCCTGCGCCGCTCGCTCGAAGAGCCCAATGCGGTGGACAGCTTTCGCACTTTAATTGAGCAGGTAATCGAGGATGCGCTGACCGGCGGCTACGGCGCCATCGAGATGGAATTAACCGGAGACGACGAACATCCGGCAATGTTGTGGCCTGTCGATGGAGCTTCGATTCGCATCAATCCCCGATGGGATGGACAACCCGATACGCCTCGTTACGCGCAGGTTGCGGTTGGGCAGGCAGAATCGAATGCCATCCAACTCTGTGACAACCAACTAATATACGTGCGCACCAATCCGCGCAGTTTCACTCCATTCGGACTTGGCGCCCTCGAAGTTGCATTTGAATCCGTCAATCAATTTCTCAGCGCGCATCGTTTTGCGGGAAAGCTTGCGGCAAACTCTGTGGCCCAATATGCGCTGTGGCTCAATGAGTCCACCCCTGGGCAGCACGACCGCCTGATCCGCTGGTGGCAGGATGAGATCGAGGGCACGGGGCGGGTTCCGCTCATCTCTACGGTTCAGAAACCTGAAGTACTACGATTCGCGCAGGGCACCGACGCAGATCTGCGGCTCGCCTGGCAGGAGTTTCTGATCCGCATGGTCGCCAATGCTTTTGGATTGCCGCCTCTCTTGCTTGGCCTTGAGGGCGACGTCAACCGCTCCACCGCTGCGGAACTTGCCGACGAAGCGTTCCGCGGCGCGATTCTGCCGCTTGCTCAACTAATCGCCGGCCATATCACGCGTGACCTTTTTGGGAAGTGCATAGGCTGGCGGGAATTCGAATTTGTCTTCAACGATTTGAATGCGCGCGACGAAGCTACAGAGTTAGCTGTCCAGGTGCAGTTACTTCAGGCCGGAGTGCTGACAGTGGACGAAGTACGCGCCATGCGCGGCTTAGCTCCGCTCGCCGAAAGTGCGCTGGTACAGGTGTCTAGCTCTCCTGAAGTGGGTAGATGA
- a CDS encoding DUF3037 domain-containing protein, translated as MTTDQERLRCEFQLLRYVPDPVRNEFVHVGVLLREQAAPQGGGAEMELRFTRDWRRVRCLHPDADTSLLEGMETELRHRLGHDPDGKMMRILNEALSLNVQMTAPKAYLAESLPAGIEELMRMYVDPPKRERVPRLSGRAAIQSLMRAEFEHAGVWDLLRKRIPASDYTRPGDPLRLDVGYRPNGVIRMFHAVSLEPGLDLAKVLAFSAEGLRAGVERVEKASLELTAIVEPAAKLGASDEDLDRLTMYRFGVETMEENQIRVLTTADMSRVAETARRELSV; from the coding sequence ATGACGACCGACCAAGAGCGGCTCAGATGCGAGTTTCAGTTGCTGCGTTACGTTCCGGATCCGGTCCGCAACGAGTTTGTGCACGTGGGCGTGCTGCTGCGTGAGCAGGCTGCCCCACAAGGCGGCGGAGCGGAGATGGAACTGCGCTTTACCCGCGACTGGCGGCGTGTGCGCTGCCTCCATCCGGATGCGGACACCTCGCTGCTGGAGGGCATGGAGACGGAACTGCGCCACCGGCTTGGCCATGATCCCGATGGCAAGATGATGCGCATCCTGAATGAAGCCCTCTCTCTCAACGTGCAGATGACAGCGCCGAAAGCATATCTTGCAGAGAGCCTGCCGGCCGGGATCGAAGAACTGATGCGCATGTATGTCGACCCGCCCAAGCGCGAACGCGTGCCACGGCTGAGCGGACGTGCGGCCATTCAGTCTTTGATGCGTGCCGAATTTGAACACGCCGGCGTATGGGACCTGCTGCGCAAGCGTATTCCGGCATCTGACTACACGCGGCCGGGCGATCCGCTGCGACTTGATGTCGGCTACAGGCCTAACGGGGTCATCCGGATGTTCCATGCCGTAAGCCTGGAGCCGGGACTGGACCTGGCTAAAGTACTGGCGTTCTCCGCAGAAGGATTGCGCGCCGGCGTTGAACGCGTGGAGAAGGCTAGTCTTGAGCTGACAGCCATTGTTGAGCCGGCAGCCAAGTTAGGCGCTAGCGACGAAGACCTCGACCGCCTGACAATGTATCGCTTTGGCGTAGAAACGATGGAAGAGAATCAGATTCGCGTGCTGACCACCGCGGATATGTCGCGCGTGGCAGAGACCGCTCGCCGTGAACTGAGCGTCTGA
- a CDS encoding HipA family kinase, which yields MAVQAVQHIRRMRGGAQGQLMLGTDGHPYVVKFQNNPQHMRVLANEYLASKLATAVGLTAPVVELIDVSSWMIDNTPELEMDLGRTRVRCQPGLQFGSRFVGGLMPGQVVDYLPEEQLVDLKNRSEFAGILALDKWTGNANGRQAVFTRKARERRYHAVFIDFGYCFFAGEWKFEDAPLRGVYYRNDVYREITGWDSFEPWLTRLETMPAETVWAAANEIPPEWYGGDLSEMEALVEKLLARRCRIRELIEGFGKSDRKPFPIWGIQGREKTSDTWIPERWGSTIVDRIM from the coding sequence TTGGCAGTTCAGGCGGTGCAGCATATCCGGCGCATGCGGGGCGGCGCGCAAGGCCAGTTGATGCTGGGGACCGACGGGCATCCCTATGTAGTGAAGTTTCAGAACAATCCCCAGCACATGCGGGTGTTGGCCAATGAATACCTGGCATCGAAACTTGCCACGGCCGTCGGCCTTACCGCTCCAGTCGTCGAGTTGATCGATGTTTCCAGTTGGATGATCGACAACACGCCGGAACTGGAGATGGATCTAGGACGCACCCGCGTGCGCTGCCAGCCCGGCCTGCAGTTCGGATCGAGATTCGTGGGGGGGCTGATGCCAGGACAGGTGGTGGATTACCTGCCCGAAGAACAACTGGTCGACCTGAAAAATCGCAGCGAGTTCGCCGGCATCCTCGCGCTCGATAAGTGGACCGGAAACGCCAATGGGCGGCAGGCGGTATTTACGCGCAAAGCCCGCGAGCGGCGCTATCATGCGGTGTTCATCGATTTTGGATACTGTTTTTTTGCCGGCGAGTGGAAGTTTGAAGACGCGCCGCTGCGTGGCGTCTACTACCGCAATGATGTGTACCGTGAGATTACGGGGTGGGATTCGTTTGAGCCTTGGCTTACGCGTTTGGAAACCATGCCGGCCGAAACGGTGTGGGCCGCCGCCAACGAGATTCCGCCCGAATGGTATGGCGGCGACCTGTCTGAAATGGAAGCGCTGGTAGAGAAGCTGCTCGCGCGTCGCTGCCGCATTCGGGAACTGATAGAGGGATTTGGGAAATCGGACCGCAAGCCCTTTCCCATATGGGGCATTCAAGGCAGAGAAAAAACCAGCGATACCTGGATTCCGGAGCGCTGGGGATCTACGATCGTCGACAGGATCATGTAG
- a CDS encoding terminase has translation MDGEEWLFEPKNLNAEELAKFGRILDRNPQQLHGQNVVIALAENLLRVRTRSGLTRPLRANEVQRAFEMRRGQRNIVLKARQLGLTTWAAARFFLKTITRPGTLTLQVAHTQESAEEIFRIVHRFLDYLPERLLKGCLKTSRANVRQIVFPVFDSQYRVVSAGERNAGRGMTVQNLHCSELARWPGEPAETLAGLRAALAPDGEEILESTPDGIGGCFYNEWQTADDSGTVRHFFPWWMESCYRTGAVDADSLTEEERDLIERHHLSRAQIGFRRKVQANFHGLARQEFAEDADTCFRASGDSVFELTAIEARLISAPAAVEHRNNGEMEIWLPPLPGKQYLVAVDPAGGGSEGDYSAIEVLDMGSGLQCAEFAGHLGGLELARLATALADEYNQAWLVVELNNHGHGVLSLSESVCHYGRIYRQAGQLGWLTNSVSRPAVIGRLNACLIDQPDRFMSRRLLVECRSFVRQADGSTGARAGTHDDRVMAMAIGLAARAELLEGNNAARF, from the coding sequence ATGGACGGTGAGGAGTGGTTATTTGAACCGAAGAATCTGAATGCCGAGGAACTGGCAAAGTTTGGCAGGATTCTCGACCGCAATCCTCAACAACTGCACGGGCAGAATGTTGTGATCGCACTTGCCGAAAATCTGCTGCGTGTGCGGACACGATCCGGGCTCACCAGGCCGCTGCGCGCAAATGAAGTGCAGCGAGCTTTCGAAATGCGTCGGGGCCAACGCAACATCGTGCTGAAAGCGCGTCAACTTGGCCTGACAACCTGGGCAGCCGCGCGATTCTTTCTGAAGACCATCACGCGCCCTGGGACACTCACTTTACAAGTAGCGCACACGCAGGAATCCGCTGAAGAGATCTTCCGCATCGTCCATCGCTTCCTCGATTACCTGCCGGAGCGTTTGTTGAAGGGCTGCCTGAAAACTTCGCGTGCGAACGTACGGCAGATCGTTTTCCCGGTCTTCGATTCTCAATACCGCGTGGTCTCTGCGGGGGAACGTAATGCGGGCCGCGGTATGACGGTGCAGAACCTGCATTGCTCTGAACTCGCCCGGTGGCCGGGAGAACCGGCGGAAACACTCGCAGGACTTCGTGCGGCTCTGGCGCCCGATGGCGAAGAGATTCTCGAGTCCACTCCCGACGGCATAGGCGGTTGTTTCTACAACGAGTGGCAAACGGCGGACGACTCAGGCACGGTGCGTCATTTTTTTCCGTGGTGGATGGAAAGTTGTTACCGCACCGGAGCTGTGGACGCGGATTCGTTGACCGAGGAGGAACGGGACCTCATCGAACGTCATCATCTTAGCCGCGCGCAGATTGGGTTTCGGCGTAAAGTGCAGGCAAATTTTCATGGCTTGGCGCGGCAGGAATTTGCTGAGGATGCAGACACCTGCTTCCGAGCCAGCGGGGACTCGGTGTTCGAACTCACTGCTATCGAGGCGCGTTTGATTTCTGCGCCGGCGGCCGTCGAGCATCGCAACAACGGGGAAATGGAGATATGGCTTCCCCCGCTGCCGGGCAAGCAGTATCTGGTTGCAGTAGATCCAGCGGGTGGCGGTAGCGAAGGTGATTACTCGGCCATTGAGGTACTGGATATGGGGAGCGGGCTGCAGTGCGCGGAATTCGCCGGTCATCTGGGGGGACTGGAACTGGCAAGGCTCGCGACTGCTCTCGCCGATGAATACAACCAGGCGTGGCTGGTGGTGGAGCTTAACAATCATGGCCACGGCGTGCTGTCGCTGAGCGAAAGCGTTTGTCACTACGGGCGGATCTACCGTCAGGCAGGTCAACTGGGTTGGCTCACCAATTCTGTGAGTCGTCCTGCTGTGATTGGACGACTGAACGCCTGCCTGATCGATCAACCAGATCGATTCATGAGCAGGCGGCTTCTGGTGGAATGTAGAAGCTTTGTTCGCCAGGCCGACGGAAGCACCGGTGCGCGCGCCGGAACACATGATGATCGGGTGATGGCCATGGCAATCGGGTTGGCTGCGCGGGCGGAGTTGTTGGAGGGCAACAACGCCGCTCGCTTCTAG